The following coding sequences lie in one Mus musculus strain C57BL/6J chromosome 11, GRCm38.p6 C57BL/6J genomic window:
- the Sertad2 gene encoding SERTA domain-containing protein 2 isoform 2 (isoform 2 is encoded by transcript variant 3), translating into MRVWRYMLGKGGKRKFDEHEDGLEGKIVSPSDGPSRVSYTLQRQTIFNISLMKLYNHRPLTEPSLQKTVLINNMLRRIQEELKQEGSLRPAFTPSSQPSNSLSDSYQEAPPPAPHPCDLGSTTPLEACLTPASLLEDDNDDTFCTLQAVHPAAPTRLSSAALPAEKDSFSSALDEIEELCPTSTSTEAAHTAAPEGPKGTSSESSVQKPEGPEEGRTDDSRFMDSLPGNFEITTSTGFLTDLTLDDILFADIDTSMYDFDPCTSASGTASKMAPVSADDLLKTLAPYSNQPVAPSQPFKMDLTELDHIMEVLVGS; encoded by the coding sequence ATATATGTTGGGTAAAGGAGGAAAACGGAAGTTTGATGAGCATGAAGATGGGCTGGAAGGCAAAATCGTGTCCCCCTCCGACGGTCCATCCAGGGTGTCTTACACCTTACAGCGCCAGACTATCTTCAACATTTCCCTTATGAAACTGTATAACCACAGGCCTCTGACAGAGCCCAGCTTGCAGAAGACTGTCTTAATTAACAACATGTTGAGGCGGATCCaggaggaactcaagcaggaaggcAGCCTGAGGCCTGCATTCACCCCCTCTTCCCAGCCGAGCAACTCACTGAGCGACAGCTACCAGGAGGCCCCGCCTCCTGCTCCTCACCCCTGTGACCTCGGAAGCACTACACCCTTGGAGGCCTGCCTCACCCCTGCCTCCCTGCTCGAGGACGACAACGATGACACTTTTTGCACTTTGCAGGCTGTGCACCCTGCAGCTCCCACTAGACTCTCTTCTGCAGCCCTCCCAGCAGAGAAGGACAGCTTCTCCTCCGCCTTGGATGAGATCGAGGAGCTCTGTCCCACATCTACCTCCACAGAGGCTGCCCACACAGCAGCCCCTGAGGGCCCGAAAGGAACCTCCAGTGAGTCCAGTGTCCAGAAACCTGAGGGGCCCGAGGAAGGCCGCACAGATGACTCACGATTCATGGACTCTCTGCCTGGGAATTTTGAAATAACAACGTCCACGGGTTTCCTGACAGACTTGACCCTGGATGACATCTTGTTTGCTGACATTGATACATCCATGTACGATTTTGACCCCTGCACATCTGCATCGGGGACAGCCTCAAAGATGGCCCCTGTGTCAGCTGATGACCTCCTCAAGACCCTGGCTCCTTACAGCAATCAGCCTGTTGCCCCAAGTCAGCCTTTCAAAATGGATCTCACGGAGCTGGACCACATCATGGAGGTGCTTGTTGGCTCCTGA
- the Sertad2 gene encoding SERTA domain-containing protein 2 isoform 1 (isoform 1 is encoded by transcript variant 1) codes for MLGKGGKRKFDEHEDGLEGKIVSPSDGPSRVSYTLQRQTIFNISLMKLYNHRPLTEPSLQKTVLINNMLRRIQEELKQEGSLRPAFTPSSQPSNSLSDSYQEAPPPAPHPCDLGSTTPLEACLTPASLLEDDNDDTFCTLQAVHPAAPTRLSSAALPAEKDSFSSALDEIEELCPTSTSTEAAHTAAPEGPKGTSSESSVQKPEGPEEGRTDDSRFMDSLPGNFEITTSTGFLTDLTLDDILFADIDTSMYDFDPCTSASGTASKMAPVSADDLLKTLAPYSNQPVAPSQPFKMDLTELDHIMEVLVGS; via the coding sequence ATGTTGGGTAAAGGAGGAAAACGGAAGTTTGATGAGCATGAAGATGGGCTGGAAGGCAAAATCGTGTCCCCCTCCGACGGTCCATCCAGGGTGTCTTACACCTTACAGCGCCAGACTATCTTCAACATTTCCCTTATGAAACTGTATAACCACAGGCCTCTGACAGAGCCCAGCTTGCAGAAGACTGTCTTAATTAACAACATGTTGAGGCGGATCCaggaggaactcaagcaggaaggcAGCCTGAGGCCTGCATTCACCCCCTCTTCCCAGCCGAGCAACTCACTGAGCGACAGCTACCAGGAGGCCCCGCCTCCTGCTCCTCACCCCTGTGACCTCGGAAGCACTACACCCTTGGAGGCCTGCCTCACCCCTGCCTCCCTGCTCGAGGACGACAACGATGACACTTTTTGCACTTTGCAGGCTGTGCACCCTGCAGCTCCCACTAGACTCTCTTCTGCAGCCCTCCCAGCAGAGAAGGACAGCTTCTCCTCCGCCTTGGATGAGATCGAGGAGCTCTGTCCCACATCTACCTCCACAGAGGCTGCCCACACAGCAGCCCCTGAGGGCCCGAAAGGAACCTCCAGTGAGTCCAGTGTCCAGAAACCTGAGGGGCCCGAGGAAGGCCGCACAGATGACTCACGATTCATGGACTCTCTGCCTGGGAATTTTGAAATAACAACGTCCACGGGTTTCCTGACAGACTTGACCCTGGATGACATCTTGTTTGCTGACATTGATACATCCATGTACGATTTTGACCCCTGCACATCTGCATCGGGGACAGCCTCAAAGATGGCCCCTGTGTCAGCTGATGACCTCCTCAAGACCCTGGCTCCTTACAGCAATCAGCCTGTTGCCCCAAGTCAGCCTTTCAAAATGGATCTCACGGAGCTGGACCACATCATGGAGGTGCTTGTTGGCTCCTGA